From Arcobacter lacus, one genomic window encodes:
- the aspA gene encoding aspartate ammonia-lyase yields MEKLHRIEKDFLGEKEIELDKYYGVQTLRAKENFNITTLGISIFPTFIIALAKVKKACALTNYELGDLTDIQKNAIVQACDRIIAGEFHDQFIVDPIQGGAGTSTNMNANEVIANVALEILGYPKSSYDIIHPNNHINMSQSTNDVYPTAIKIALYELIFKLQDSLKILRDSFHNKAVEFKDILKMGRTQLQDAVPMTLGQEFKTYATMIDDDIFRLSRAQDMLKEVNLGATAIGTGINTKPEYQELVIKNLRIVTGTEYYKANDMIEATQDTGSFVQISGRFKSIAIKVSKICNDLRLLSSGPRAGLNEINLPPMQPGSSIMPGKVNPVMPEVVNQVAFEVIGADTTIAIASEHGQLQLNVFEPIIAYKLFISINMMRRAFESLAEKCIKGITANPEICMNNVLNSATLVTSLNPIIGYEKSSAIAKEALRTGKRVYDILLEQNLFTKEELDELLQPKNMVQNYDKI; encoded by the coding sequence ATGGAAAAATTACATAGAATTGAAAAAGATTTTTTAGGTGAAAAAGAGATTGAACTGGATAAATATTATGGTGTTCAAACTTTAAGAGCAAAAGAAAATTTTAATATAACTACTCTTGGAATATCTATATTCCCAACTTTTATAATAGCTTTAGCAAAAGTAAAAAAAGCTTGTGCTTTAACAAACTATGAACTAGGTGACTTAACTGATATTCAAAAAAATGCTATAGTTCAAGCTTGTGATAGGATTATTGCAGGTGAGTTTCATGATCAATTTATAGTTGATCCTATTCAAGGTGGAGCGGGAACTTCTACAAATATGAATGCAAATGAAGTAATAGCAAATGTTGCTTTAGAGATTTTGGGTTATCCAAAAAGTTCTTATGACATTATCCATCCAAATAATCATATAAATATGAGCCAATCGACAAATGATGTTTATCCAACAGCAATAAAAATTGCTTTATATGAATTAATTTTTAAACTTCAAGATAGTCTTAAAATCTTAAGAGATTCTTTTCACAATAAAGCAGTGGAATTTAAAGATATTTTAAAAATGGGAAGAACTCAACTTCAAGATGCCGTTCCTATGACTTTAGGTCAAGAGTTTAAAACTTATGCAACAATGATAGATGATGATATTTTTAGACTGTCAAGAGCACAAGATATGCTAAAAGAGGTAAATCTAGGAGCAACAGCTATTGGAACTGGTATCAATACAAAACCAGAATATCAAGAATTGGTTATAAAAAATTTAAGAATAGTTACAGGAACTGAATACTATAAAGCAAATGATATGATAGAAGCTACTCAAGATACTGGTTCTTTTGTACAAATTTCTGGAAGATTTAAATCTATTGCAATAAAAGTTTCAAAAATTTGTAATGATTTAAGACTTTTAAGTTCAGGTCCAAGAGCTGGATTAAATGAGATAAATCTTCCTCCAATGCAACCAGGAAGTTCAATAATGCCAGGAAAAGTAAATCCAGTTATGCCAGAAGTTGTAAATCAAGTTGCTTTTGAAGTAATTGGTGCAGATACAACTATCGCAATAGCTAGTGAACACGGACAACTTCAACTAAATGTTTTTGAACCAATAATTGCATATAAATTATTTATTTCTATAAACATGATGAGAAGAGCATTTGAGAGTTTAGCTGAAAAGTGTATCAAAGGAATTACTGCAAATCCTGAAATTTGTATGAATAATGTTTTAAACTCTGCAACTTTAGTAACTTCGTTAAATCCAATTATTGGATATGAAAAAAGTTCAGCAATTGCAAAAGAAGCATTAAGAACTGGAAAAAGAGTTTATGATATTTTATTAGAACAAAATCTTTTTACAAAAGAAGAATTAGACGAACTTTTACAACCAAAAAATATGGTTCAAAACTATGATAAAATCTAA
- a CDS encoding GNAT family N-acetyltransferase encodes MIIEAKENEYKILTEIWEDSVRATHTFLEETDINFFRPKILNEYLYAVKLYVYKDEFGNILGFIGIDENKVEMLFIKSKYFKKGIGKKLLEYVIKNHNINEIDVNEQNPNAVNFYKYLGFEVINRSEKDGFGKPFPLLHMKLNI; translated from the coding sequence ATGATTATAGAAGCAAAAGAAAATGAATATAAAATTCTTACTGAAATCTGGGAAGATTCAGTAAGAGCTACACACACTTTTTTAGAAGAAACAGATATAAACTTCTTTCGACCAAAAATTTTAAATGAATATTTATATGCAGTTAAATTATATGTTTATAAAGATGAGTTTGGAAATATTTTAGGTTTTATTGGAATTGATGAAAATAAAGTTGAGATGCTTTTTATAAAATCAAAATATTTTAAAAAAGGTATTGGTAAAAAACTTTTAGAATATGTTATAAAAAATCATAATATAAATGAAATAGATGTAAATGAACAAAATCCAAATGCAGTAAATTTTTATAAATATTTAGGCTTTGAAGTTATAAATCGAAGTGAAAAAGATGGTTTTGGAAAACCTTTTCCCCTTTTACATATGAAACTAAATATATGA
- a CDS encoding helix-turn-helix domain-containing protein yields the protein MKSDIFKNQKLDFIELRYVEDIEDCVKMHLHEELTITAIKKGSLNLIFNDTSITVKANEIAIINSQIPHSATTNEKSKDGYVLYLKKDYLMNLDFNFSSAFELIKNRNIYKSFIKLCDCLLDIKISLIEKEENLYLFCLAFFSFEQTEQNYKEESTLAMNIKKYLDENYLEEFILDELALKFDLTVVHLIRVFKKEFGLPIHSYILNKKVHLAKELLTSNISISQIAQNSGFFDQSHLNRSFKRIFQITPKEYQKNIFSKC from the coding sequence ATGAAATCAGATATCTTTAAAAATCAAAAATTAGACTTTATCGAGTTACGATATGTAGAAGATATTGAAGATTGTGTAAAGATGCATTTACACGAAGAACTTACAATCACTGCAATAAAAAAAGGTTCATTAAATCTTATTTTTAATGATACTTCAATAACAGTAAAAGCAAATGAAATTGCTATTATAAATAGTCAAATTCCTCATAGTGCAACAACAAATGAAAAGTCAAAAGATGGATATGTTTTATACTTGAAAAAAGATTATTTAATGAATTTAGATTTTAATTTTTCATCAGCTTTTGAGTTAATCAAAAATAGAAACATCTATAAAAGTTTTATAAAATTATGTGATTGTTTACTTGATATTAAAATCTCTTTGATAGAAAAAGAAGAAAATCTTTATCTATTTTGTCTTGCATTTTTTTCTTTTGAACAAACAGAACAAAACTATAAAGAAGAATCAACTTTAGCAATGAATATAAAAAAATATTTAGATGAAAATTATCTTGAAGAGTTTATTTTAGATGAGTTAGCTTTGAAGTTTGATTTAACAGTTGTTCATCTAATACGAGTATTTAAAAAAGAGTTTGGACTTCCAATTCATTCATATATTTTAAATAAAAAAGTTCATCTTGCAAAAGAGTTATTGACTTCAAATATTTCTATTTCTCAAATAGCACAAAATAGTGGTTTTTTTGACCAAAGCCACTTAAATAGAAGCTTTAAAAGAATCTTTCAAATTACACCAAAAGAGTATCAAAAAAATATTTTTTCAAAATGTTAA
- a CDS encoding superoxide dismutase: MKHELMKLPYAIDALAPCMSQETLEFHHGKHHQTYVNNLNNLIPGTEFENLSLEDIVKKSSGGVFNNAAQVFNHDFFFSGLTPNQGAIPASVEAALTKAFGSVEKFKEEFTAKAIGQFGSGWAWLVKDASGDLKIVTTSNAGCPITEGLTPVLTCDVWEHAYYIDVRNARPKFLENFWQLVNWDFVAKNLG; this comes from the coding sequence ATGAAACACGAATTAATGAAATTACCTTATGCAATAGATGCATTAGCACCATGTATGTCACAAGAAACTTTAGAGTTTCACCATGGTAAACACCACCAAACTTATGTAAACAATTTAAATAATTTGATTCCAGGAACTGAGTTTGAAAACTTATCTTTAGAAGATATCGTAAAAAAATCAAGTGGTGGTGTTTTTAATAATGCTGCTCAAGTATTTAACCATGATTTTTTCTTTAGTGGTTTAACTCCAAATCAAGGTGCTATTCCAGCTTCTGTTGAAGCAGCTTTAACAAAAGCTTTTGGTTCAGTTGAAAAATTTAAAGAAGAGTTTACAGCTAAAGCTATCGGACAATTTGGTTCAGGTTGGGCTTGGTTAGTAAAAGATGCAAGTGGTGATTTAAAAATCGTTACAACTTCAAATGCAGGCTGTCCTATAACTGAAGGTTTAACTCCAGTTTTAACATGTGATGTTTGGGAACACGCTTACTATATTGATGTTAGAAATGCAAGACCTAAATTCTTAGAAAACTTCTGGCAATTAGTAAACTGGGATTTTGTAGCTAAAAACCTAGGATAA
- a CDS encoding FKBP-type peptidyl-prolyl cis-trans isomerase yields MSNKVIGIEYTLKDAKTGEQLDTNVGQAPLEFVSGKGQIIPGLESKLVDMSTNEEADVLVEAKDAYGEYNEEAIQTLPKEQFAGIELVEGMSLYGTGEHGETVQVVVKSFTDSDVTIDYNHPMAGRTLMFSVAILSLRDATEEEVQTGVVGGMAAMGGGCCGGGGHSHSHGGGCCSSNDDHGHDHGHSHGGCGCH; encoded by the coding sequence ATGTCAAATAAAGTTATAGGTATTGAATATACATTAAAAGATGCAAAAACTGGTGAACAATTAGATACAAATGTAGGTCAAGCACCATTAGAATTTGTTTCTGGAAAAGGACAAATTATTCCAGGTTTAGAATCAAAATTAGTAGATATGTCTACAAATGAAGAAGCAGATGTATTAGTTGAAGCAAAAGATGCTTATGGTGAGTATAATGAAGAAGCAATTCAAACTTTACCAAAAGAACAATTTGCAGGTATTGAGTTAGTTGAAGGTATGTCTTTATATGGTACTGGTGAACATGGTGAAACTGTACAAGTAGTTGTAAAATCTTTTACAGATTCAGATGTTACAATTGATTATAATCATCCAATGGCTGGAAGAACTTTAATGTTCTCAGTAGCAATTTTAAGTTTAAGAGATGCAACTGAAGAAGAAGTTCAAACTGGTGTTGTTGGTGGAATGGCTGCTATGGGTGGTGGTTGTTGTGGAGGTGGCGGACATAGTCACTCTCACGGTGGTGGTTGTTGTAGTTCAAATGATGACCATGGTCATGACCACGGACACTCTCATGGTGGTTGTGGTTGTCACTAA
- a CDS encoding OmpA family protein — MKKLGLYSVLVSALLFTTGCSEKNADVDNVVGANDAASVEAPIQDGTLLEKASNGNYYMINGQRVLIEHVYFGFDKYNLTADNKEKAVSNASKLSAVSSDTTVKVLGNTDEWGSDEYNYALGLKRANAVKDVLVANGVTANISLVSLGESNPVCTEKTKDCWAQNRRVEHELEK; from the coding sequence ATGAAAAAGTTAGGTCTTTATTCTGTATTAGTTTCAGCTTTATTATTTACTACAGGTTGTAGTGAAAAAAATGCTGATGTAGATAACGTAGTTGGTGCAAATGATGCAGCATCTGTTGAGGCTCCAATCCAAGATGGAACTTTATTAGAAAAAGCTTCAAATGGTAACTATTACATGATCAATGGACAAAGAGTTTTAATTGAGCACGTTTATTTTGGTTTTGATAAATACAATTTAACTGCAGACAATAAAGAAAAAGCAGTTTCAAATGCTTCTAAATTATCAGCTGTAAGTTCTGACACTACTGTTAAAGTATTAGGAAATACTGACGAATGGGGTTCAGATGAGTACAACTATGCATTAGGTTTAAAAAGAGCTAATGCTGTTAAAGATGTTTTAGTTGCTAATGGTGTAACTGCTAACATTTCTTTAGTTTCTTTAGGTGAAAGTAACCCAGTTTGTACTGAAAAAACAAAAGATTGTTGGGCACAAAACAGAAGAGTTGAGCACGAATTAGAAAAATAA
- the fabD gene encoding ACP S-malonyltransferase, whose protein sequence is MKKVAFIFPGQGSQTVGMGKDFFENSQIAKDMISNASKRLNINFEKLLFEENENLGKTEFTQPAILLVSSIANAIFKEKFDIQPEFVLGHSLGEFSALVSAGAIDYLDAIELVHKRGLFMTEACSGGSAGMMALVGIDDETVEKICKEQRAEGKQVWPANYNMDGQLVLAGVKADLESLVDTFKSAGAKRAIVLDMSVASHCELLRSAVENLKPYLQEYLNDEFLPVISNVSTEVYTTKDEAIELLSSQLVSPVKYKQSVKAHDNKVDLFIEFGNGAVLKGLNKKITEKPTLNVSDMATLEAVIGELND, encoded by the coding sequence ATGAAAAAAGTTGCTTTTATATTCCCAGGACAAGGAAGTCAAACTGTTGGGATGGGAAAAGATTTTTTTGAAAATAGTCAAATAGCAAAAGATATGATTTCAAATGCAAGTAAAAGATTAAATATTAATTTTGAGAAATTACTATTTGAAGAGAATGAAAATTTAGGAAAAACAGAATTTACTCAACCAGCAATTTTACTTGTTAGTTCAATTGCAAATGCTATTTTTAAAGAAAAATTTGATATTCAACCTGAGTTTGTTTTAGGACATTCATTAGGAGAATTTTCAGCTTTAGTATCTGCTGGAGCAATTGATTATTTAGATGCTATTGAATTAGTTCATAAAAGAGGTTTATTCATGACTGAGGCTTGTAGTGGTGGAAGCGCAGGAATGATGGCATTAGTAGGAATAGATGATGAAACAGTTGAAAAAATTTGTAAAGAACAAAGAGCAGAAGGAAAACAAGTTTGGCCAGCAAACTATAATATGGATGGACAACTTGTTCTTGCAGGAGTTAAAGCTGATTTAGAATCTTTAGTTGATACATTTAAAAGTGCAGGAGCAAAAAGAGCAATCGTTTTAGATATGAGTGTTGCATCACATTGTGAATTACTAAGAAGTGCTGTTGAAAATTTAAAACCATATTTACAAGAGTATTTAAATGATGAATTTTTACCAGTTATTTCAAATGTTAGTACAGAAGTTTATACAACAAAAGATGAAGCAATCGAATTATTATCTTCTCAACTTGTAAGTCCTGTAAAATATAAACAATCAGTAAAAGCACATGATAACAAAGTTGATTTATTTATTGAATTTGGAAATGGTGCAGTTTTAAAAGGTTTAAATAAAAAAATTACAGAAAAACCAACTTTAAATGTTTCTGATATGGCAACACTTGAAGCAGTAATTGGTGAATTAAATGACTAA
- a CDS encoding lactate utilization protein, with amino-acid sequence MKEFLAVLKSCGYDAYFVKDKAEALSLAKSYIKPNMSVGLGGSESVKEIGLLDFLLDNKEITLHNQYEAGISMEENIKRRKQGLISDIFVTSTNAITKDGKLVNADGSGNRVAALSYGPTNVLLIVGINKIVDSLEDGFKRVMDVAATKNIDRMNKKAISFGKEPKYNLDNIARKFSWIKADDEKGRIIIILVDEELGY; translated from the coding sequence ATGAAAGAGTTTTTAGCAGTTTTAAAATCTTGCGGTTATGATGCTTATTTTGTAAAGGATAAAGCAGAAGCTTTATCTTTAGCAAAAAGTTATATTAAGCCAAATATGAGTGTTGGACTTGGTGGAAGTGAAAGTGTAAAAGAGATAGGTTTACTTGACTTTTTATTGGACAATAAAGAGATTACTTTACATAATCAATATGAAGCTGGTATTTCTATGGAAGAGAACATCAAACGAAGAAAACAAGGATTAATTAGTGATATTTTTGTAACAAGTACAAATGCAATTACAAAAGACGGAAAACTTGTAAATGCTGATGGAAGTGGAAATAGAGTAGCTGCACTTTCTTATGGTCCAACAAATGTTTTATTAATCGTTGGAATTAATAAAATAGTTGATTCTTTAGAAGATGGTTTTAAACGAGTTATGGATGTTGCTGCAACAAAAAATATAGACAGAATGAATAAAAAAGCTATCTCTTTTGGAAAAGAACCAAAATATAACTTAGACAATATTGCACGTAAATTTTCTTGGATAAAAGCTGATGATGAAAAAGGAAGAATAATCATCATTTTAGTTGATGAAGAGTTGGGATATTAA
- a CDS encoding tetratricopeptide repeat protein yields the protein MKKYLPLLLVVTSLTVAEEVSVYGDSSASYNLTSTEKHILKTQTSVSNLSSKLDEMNNLVNSINSRLNGLESTYEGDSARLNSKLNELQKNGVSSDLGSNSDSTANQSDLNALKAAITKLTALVNKINSEYVSSTELEKNMQQFVTREEFEAVKKAMGVKTSSVTPTKTTETKSAALDDNSSSATNIGEVKTAEDKAKLMAEAKKDYDAKAYTNAIPKYEKLVEVNYKPAENNFYLGEMWYKRKKYDTAISHFKKSAMLNDKAAYMPTLLLHSAISFENVKDKENAKSFYGTLIELYPNSSEAKEAKTKLSKL from the coding sequence ATGAAAAAATATCTTCCTTTACTACTAGTAGTAACTTCATTAACCGTAGCCGAAGAGGTTTCGGTTTATGGAGATTCAAGTGCTTCTTATAACCTTACTTCTACTGAAAAACATATTTTAAAGACACAAACAAGTGTTAGTAATTTATCATCTAAATTAGATGAAATGAATAACTTGGTTAATTCAATAAATAGTAGATTAAATGGCTTAGAGTCTACATATGAAGGTGATTCTGCAAGATTAAATTCAAAATTGAATGAATTACAGAAAAACGGTGTATCTTCAGATTTAGGTTCTAATAGTGATTCAACAGCTAATCAATCAGATTTAAATGCTTTAAAAGCCGCAATTACAAAATTAACTGCTCTAGTAAATAAAATAAATTCAGAATATGTTTCTTCTACGGAATTAGAAAAAAATATGCAACAATTTGTTACAAGAGAAGAATTTGAAGCAGTAAAAAAAGCTATGGGTGTGAAAACATCTTCAGTAACTCCTACAAAAACTACAGAAACAAAATCAGCAGCATTAGATGATAATTCTTCTTCTGCAACAAACATCGGAGAAGTTAAAACAGCTGAAGACAAGGCTAAGTTAATGGCTGAAGCAAAAAAAGATTATGATGCAAAAGCATATACTAATGCGATTCCAAAATATGAAAAACTTGTTGAAGTTAATTATAAACCAGCGGAAAATAATTTCTATTTGGGTGAAATGTGGTATAAAAGAAAAAAATATGATACTGCAATAAGTCATTTTAAAAAATCTGCAATGTTAAATGACAAAGCAGCTTATATGCCAACATTATTATTGCATAGTGCTATTTCGTTTGAGAATGTAAAAGATAAAGAAAATGCAAAAAGTTTTTATGGTACTTTAATTGAGCTTTATCCAAACTCTTCTGAAGCAAAAGAAGCAAAAACTAAATTATCTAAATTATAA
- a CDS encoding 5'-methylthioadenosine/adenosylhomocysteine nucleosidase, whose product MTKLAIMGAMEEEIEPLLSYFDKINVVEFANNKYYEVNYKGLNIVIAYSKIGKVHASLTAAIMIEKFSCDTLLFSGVAGAVNPKLQIGDLIIADKLCQHDLDITAFGHPNGYVPGGKVFVETTKSLRDIAKKVATKSNLKVIEGTIATGDQFVHSSERKEFIQNTFNADALEMEGASVAVVCDALNVPFFILRAISDSADMDAGFDFDEFLKSSAKNSADYLIKIVEELIK is encoded by the coding sequence ATGACTAAATTAGCAATAATGGGAGCTATGGAAGAGGAAATTGAGCCTCTTTTATCTTATTTTGACAAAATAAATGTTGTAGAGTTTGCAAATAATAAATATTATGAAGTAAATTACAAAGGTCTTAATATTGTAATAGCTTATTCAAAAATTGGAAAAGTACATGCAAGTTTAACCGCTGCTATTATGATTGAAAAGTTTTCTTGTGATACTTTACTTTTTTCAGGAGTTGCTGGAGCTGTTAATCCAAAGCTACAAATTGGTGATTTAATAATTGCTGATAAACTTTGCCAACATGATTTAGACATTACTGCATTTGGACATCCTAATGGTTATGTTCCTGGAGGAAAAGTTTTTGTTGAAACTACAAAATCTTTAAGAGACATAGCAAAAAAAGTTGCAACAAAAAGTAATCTAAAAGTTATTGAAGGAACTATTGCAACTGGTGATCAGTTTGTTCATTCAAGTGAAAGAAAAGAGTTTATTCAAAATACTTTTAATGCTGATGCTTTAGAAATGGAAGGTGCAAGTGTTGCAGTTGTTTGTGATGCCTTAAATGTGCCATTTTTTATTTTAAGAGCAATTTCTGATAGTGCAGATATGGATGCTGGATTTGATTTTGATGAATTTTTAAAATCAAGTGCGAAAAACTCTGCAGATTATTTAATCAAGATTGTAGAAGAATTAATCAAATAA
- a CDS encoding asparaginase domain-containing protein: protein MIKSKITVLNTGGTFNKRYNPISGELEVPKDNIALDEIIKNCFNVDFEIINIISKDSLEIIDEDRNILVETIKKLENENIIIVHGTDTIDKTAKYLRDRIDNKKIVLTGAMIPMSIKKVEATLNFSMAVGFLNVSVPNDVYISMHGAVKSYDKLLKNKQLGQFLIKE, encoded by the coding sequence ATGATAAAATCTAAAATAACAGTTTTAAATACTGGTGGAACTTTTAATAAAAGATACAATCCAATAAGTGGTGAACTCGAAGTTCCAAAAGATAATATTGCTTTAGATGAAATAATAAAAAATTGTTTTAATGTAGATTTTGAAATTATAAATATCATTTCAAAAGATAGCTTAGAAATAATAGATGAAGATAGAAATATTTTGGTAGAAACTATAAAAAAGCTTGAAAATGAAAATATTATTATTGTTCATGGAACAGATACTATTGATAAAACAGCAAAATATTTGAGAGATAGGATAGATAATAAAAAAATAGTATTAACTGGTGCAATGATTCCTATGAGTATAAAAAAAGTTGAAGCAACTTTAAATTTTAGTATGGCAGTTGGATTTTTAAATGTTTCAGTACCAAATGATGTATATATTTCTATGCATGGAGCTGTAAAAAGTTATGATAAACTTTTAAAAAACAAACAATTAGGACAATTTTTGATAAAGGAATAA
- a CDS encoding mechanosensitive ion channel family protein, which yields MKKHLIEFLKDIGIEPTFITMSFIIIGIIILTAIIVHIILHKIILKSIKKVDKKRHNFITQSLLEYNLFQRLALVFQGLVVYWQTSIWVDKQSVVYEIFQTFSLIWISIFGLLSFYSIVDKSFKTLHNKTKTPFFAMQSVIQSIKLIFGIICLIYVISILLDKSPVAILSGLGAMSAVLMLVFKDTILGFTAGLQLSTNKMVQVGDWIEMPKYGADGDIIDIGLNVVKVRNFDKTITTIPTYALVSDSFKNWQGMRESGGRRIKRAVLIDINSISFLNEEDIKKLEKANLLTPYLHTKQSEIKNYNESHNFDLSVAMNGRRLTNIGTLRAYLVTYLKNHPNINKDMTIMVRQLAPNEYGIPLEIYCFTATTVWIDYENIQSDIFDHIYSVLKEFGIKPYQYG from the coding sequence ATGAAAAAACACTTAATTGAATTTTTAAAAGATATAGGTATAGAACCTACATTTATTACTATGAGTTTTATAATTATTGGTATTATTATTTTAACTGCCATTATTGTTCATATAATACTTCATAAAATTATTTTAAAATCTATAAAAAAAGTTGATAAAAAAAGACATAATTTTATAACTCAAAGCTTATTAGAATATAACCTTTTTCAAAGATTAGCACTTGTATTTCAAGGTTTGGTTGTATATTGGCAAACATCAATTTGGGTAGATAAACAAAGTGTAGTTTATGAAATATTTCAAACATTTTCACTTATTTGGATATCTATTTTTGGGCTTTTATCTTTTTATTCGATAGTTGATAAAAGTTTTAAAACACTTCATAATAAAACAAAAACACCATTTTTTGCTATGCAAAGTGTTATCCAAAGTATAAAACTCATCTTTGGAATAATATGTCTTATATATGTAATTTCTATACTATTAGATAAATCACCAGTTGCAATTTTAAGTGGACTTGGAGCAATGTCTGCTGTTTTAATGTTGGTATTTAAAGATACTATTTTAGGATTTACAGCAGGACTTCAACTTTCAACTAACAAAATGGTTCAAGTTGGAGATTGGATTGAAATGCCAAAATATGGTGCTGATGGAGATATTATAGATATTGGTTTAAATGTTGTAAAAGTAAGAAACTTTGATAAAACGATAACAACAATACCAACTTACGCTTTAGTATCAGATTCTTTTAAAAACTGGCAAGGAATGAGAGAATCAGGTGGAAGAAGAATAAAAAGAGCAGTTTTAATAGATATTAATTCAATATCTTTTTTAAATGAAGAAGATATAAAAAAATTAGAAAAAGCAAATCTTTTAACACCATATTTGCACACTAAACAATCAGAAATAAAAAACTATAACGAATCACACAATTTTGATTTAAGTGTAGCAATGAATGGTAGAAGACTTACAAATATTGGTACATTAAGAGCATATTTGGTTACATATTTAAAAAATCATCCAAATATAAACAAAGATATGACAATTATGGTAAGACAATTAGCTCCTAATGAATATGGAATACCTTTAGAAATATATTGTTTTACAGCTACAACAGTTTGGATTGATTATGAAAATATTCAATCAGATATTTTTGATCATATTTATTCAGTACTAAAAGAGTTTGGAATAAAACCATATCAATATGGCTAA
- a CDS encoding manganese-dependent inorganic pyrophosphatase — protein sequence MALYTCGHIIPDSDSICSAISLAYLLNKIGRPAIPARQGEPNPETKFILEKFGFEAPLLKTSFAGDELFITDYSDVAQAPQELDKTTIVGIVDHHKLGDITTSAPLECWIRPVGCTNTIVKEMYDFHKVEIPANIAGIMMCAILSDTVIFKSPTCTETDIKAVRELAKICGIEDFGALGMEMFRVKSAVAGTPIRELVMRDYKNFDMHGSKVGIGQLEVVDGSVFDAIKDELMADIKKVKEEQGLHTVALLLTDIMKEGSEILVTSDDTSIFEKAFNCKLVDNKVWLDGCLSRKKQIIPFLEPAFA from the coding sequence ATGGCATTATATACATGTGGACATATTATTCCCGATTCTGATTCAATCTGTTCAGCAATCTCTTTAGCTTACCTTTTAAATAAAATTGGACGTCCTGCAATTCCAGCAAGACAAGGTGAACCAAATCCAGAAACAAAATTTATTTTAGAAAAATTTGGATTTGAAGCTCCACTACTTAAAACATCTTTTGCAGGTGATGAACTATTTATCACTGATTATTCAGATGTTGCTCAAGCTCCACAAGAACTTGATAAAACTACAATTGTTGGAATAGTTGACCATCATAAACTTGGTGATATCACAACTTCTGCTCCTTTAGAGTGTTGGATTAGACCAGTTGGTTGTACAAATACAATCGTAAAAGAGATGTATGATTTTCATAAAGTTGAAATTCCTGCAAATATCGCTGGAATTATGATGTGTGCGATTTTATCTGATACAGTTATTTTCAAATCACCAACATGTACAGAAACAGATATCAAAGCTGTTAGAGAGTTAGCAAAAATCTGTGGAATAGAAGATTTTGGTGCACTTGGAATGGAAATGTTTAGAGTAAAATCAGCAGTTGCAGGAACTCCAATTAGAGAGCTTGTAATGAGAGATTATAAAAATTTCGATATGCACGGCTCTAAAGTAGGTATTGGACAACTTGAAGTTGTTGATGGAAGTGTTTTTGATGCAATCAAAGATGAATTAATGGCTGATATCAAAAAAGTAAAAGAAGAGCAAGGTTTACATACTGTTGCTTTACTTTTAACTGACATTATGAAAGAAGGAAGTGAAATTTTAGTAACTTCTGATGATACATCAATTTTTGAAAAAGCATTTAACTGTAAACTTGTAGATAATAAAGTTTGGTTAGATGGTTGTTTATCAAGAAAAAAACAAATTATTCCTTTCTTAGAACCTGCCTTCGCTTAA